The DNA sequence CGGCTCGACCGCCGGGGCACCGACGCAGGAGGAGATCGACGCTCTCCTCGGGGCTCGACGCCCCGCCGTCACCCTCTCCCTCCCGAAGGGACTGGCACCGGCCACGCTCGATCGCATCCGCGAGACGGTGCGGGAGCGCGGTGGGCTGTCCGCGTCCGAGGTAGCAGCACTGCTCGGCATGTCGCGAGTGGCCGCGCGCCGGTACCTCGAGTACCTGGCTGACGCCGGGCGCGTAACCCGTGAGCCCCGTTACGGCGCACCGGGGCGCCCCGAGACGGAGTACCGCTGGCGCTGAGGGCTGATCGCGGCCCGGCGCCTACGCGCTCAGGCGCGGGTAGTCGGTGTATCCCTCGGCGCCGGACCCGTAGAACGTCGCCGGGTCGGGCTGGTTCTCCGGGTGCGCACCCTTCCAGCGCTCGACGAGGTCGGGATTCGCGATGGCGAGACGGCCGACGGCCACAGCATCCGCGTGCGCATTCTCGACCAGCGTGATGGCCTCGTCGCGCGTGGTGACCGTACCGAATCCACTGTTCACGATGAACGCGCCGCCGAAGCGCTCGCGAAGGTCCTGAACCAGTGCACCGGTGGGGTCGCTGTGCAGCACGCTCACGTAGGCGAGGCCGAGCGGCGCGAGTCCGTCGACCACGGCCTCGTAGGTGGCGGTGGCATCGGCGACGTCGGTCTCGAACACATCCTGGATGTTGTGCATCGGCGACAGGCGGATGCCCACGCGTCCGGCGCCCACGGCCTCGGCGATCGCTGTGGTCACCTCGACGACGAAGCGGGCGCGAGCCTCCGGGCTTCCGCCGTACTGGTCGTCGCGGACGTTGGACACCGGCGAGAGGAACTGGTGGAGGAGGTAGCCGTTGGCGCTGTGCACCTCCACTCCATCGAGTCCCGCGGCGATGGCGTTCTTCGCGGCCGTCACGAACTCGTCGCGGACGGTCGCGAGCTCCTCCGTGGTGAGGGCGTGCGGGACGGGGTAGGCGACCTTACCGGTGGCGGTGTGCGTCTCCCCGTCGATCGCGACGGCACTCGGGGCGACGATGCGGTCCGTCCCGGTGATCTGGGGATGCGAGACGCGGCCGCTGTGCATGAGCTGCATGACGATGCGGCCGCCCTGGGCGTGCACCGCGTCGGCGACGGCGCGCCAGCCGGCGATCTGCTCCTCCGTGACGATGCCCGGCTGTCCGGGGTACGCGCGCGACTCGTGACTCGGGTAGGTGCCCTCGGAGATGATCAGGCCCACGCTGGCTCGCTGCGCGTAGTGCTCCGCCACCATCGGCCCCGGAACGCCGGCTTCGCCCGACCGCATGCGGGTGAGCGGCGCCATGACGACACGGTTGGGAAGGTGGAGGTCTCCGAGCGAGACCGGAGAGAACAGATCCATCGAGGGCATGCCTTTCGGTTGTGGGACGCGATCGGGCCAGTCGGAGCGCGGTCGACGCGCTCATGCAGAGTGGCCCCTGAGGGCGAACAGCCCCGGGCTCCGGCCTATTCCGAACCGTTCAGCGCGATCATGCTCATCCTGCGAGCGATGCCGTGTGGTACCAACAGGCACCGGAAAGGTGGGTCAGGCTCCCGGTGTCGGCGCTATCGCGGGACTCGTCCGGCGGCTGCTCCCATTACAGACTGCCCGCCGGCGTCGTCGCCTTTGGGGTTGGCCAGCGTGGTGGAGCATGCTCGCAAGGATCGGTCTCAATCAATCGGGGGAGCGGACCATCCGTTCGATCGTGTTCCAGTTCCGGGTAGTGACGCCAACCTTCGTAGCCTTCTCGATCAGAGGGCCTGCAGTCCCGGGTCGCCCACCGACGAGCCTGGTGGTGCTGAACACGTCTGCTCCTACTGCGGCGAACACGGTGACGTCCTGGCGCCTGCCCACCACCGGAAGCTGTCCATTCCAGGGGCGTTCGGATGGAAGGAACGTCACACACCTCTCGTGGACAGCCGTGGAGTCGACGCCGGCGAACGGCCCCGATTCCACGAGATCAGCGAGATGCTCGACCGTGCGAATGAAGATCGGCTCCCTGCGGCCCAGCACCTTCTCGATGCAATCTTCCACTCGCGACGCGAACGTCGCGTCTAAGGGATCCGCGATCTCAAACGTCACGTTCCCGGTCGTGAGGTAGGAACGCGTGCCCGTGGCTCCGGCCTCGTCGAAAGCGCGCAGCAAGACGTCACGAGTGAGGCCATTGCGCCCCACCATGATGTTCCGGACAAACCCGGCAGCACGACCCATACCATCAGCATGCCAGCAGCCGGGCGGGCTCCCCAGTTCTATGTGGCGCGGGAGTCCCGAGACGGGGCGAGGTCCGAAAAACCGTTGCGCCGCAAAGCAAGCGCGACGATGCCAGCAGTTAGCTGGACGGCTGATTCCCATGTACCTGTCCCGCAAAAGGCCCGGTGAAGGGGCGTCAAACGCTACAGATGCGCGACTCGCCATAAGGTCGCGAGCGCTCTTCATCGGTCGATGCAGCACGAGGTCGGGCGACAGAACCCGCCGCTTAGATTGTCCACGACACGAAAAGAGACAAACTTCGTGGCGGGGAGACAATCTACGGCGACGGTCGACATCAGCGCATCGAGTAGTTGATGATCAACCCGAGCGTGGAGAAGAACAGCCAAACGTCGATGGCGACGAACGCGATCGACAGGGTCGCGATTCCGAGCACCACCACTATGAGTTCTGCGATCCGTGCCGACCAGGACCGGCCGGTCAGCGTCGCTTGGCGGAGCGCTTGCGCGCGGAGCATCCTCCCGGAGGTGGCGAACGGTAGCGCCATCGCGATCAGGAGCAGACCCCACTGCCAGCGGCCGTCCCCGCAGAACAAGAGAATGATCCCGGTAACCGCGAACGCTGCGCCGATGAAGAGTTGCCCGTGCCCTGCCCACCAGATTGCGCGCGGGAAGTTCTGCAGCTCTGGGGGCGGGGTGCGCCGCCACCAGCGGACAGGCTTCGCTGTCGTGTCGGTCATCGTCGCACCCATCGGATGACTAAGAGCCCGGCGCGGGAGAGGCGCACCCAGTAGGCCACATTTGCGATGAGCAGGACTGGCATCCCCAGACCGGACGCCCACACGCGGGACGGCTCCGGCAGCAGGTTGAGCGCTGCCATCACTGCGCAGAAGAGGTACCCGAACACGGCGACGCCTGTGACACCGACGGTCATATCCCGGCGCTGAGCGGTTTCGTCCTCGCGCGGCTCAGCCACCCGGAGAAGCAGCGTCACTAGCCTCCGGCGGAAGACCAGGATCAGCGTGGTCACCAGGAGCAGCCAGATGATGTTCAGGAACGGGAAGCCGGCGCCGCTCATTGCGTGGCTCCGGTGGGCCGCGCGTTGATGATGGCGCGGGGTTCGTCCGGCCAGCCGAGCCATCCGCGGACGTCCATTTCGTATCGAGTTCCGAGGCGGAGCGAGCGTCCGAGCGTTTCCGCTTCCTGCTCGTCGAGCCCGCCGCCGCCTCCGGTGACTTGCAGGTGGCCGCAGGTGGTGGTGTCGATGTCGTAGACGGTGCCGAGGTACCCGGACTTGCCGTACGTGTCGTGGTGGCTGTTGCCGGTGATGACGCACACCAGATCCGACCGCGTGCCCCACCAGATGTTCGATGCGATGGCGTCCGCGGTGAGCCCGACGAAGGTCAGGCCGAGGCAGGTGAGGGCGAAGATCATCGTGATCATGCTGAGCTTCCGACCCACGGTTTCGTGTTCCGACCGGACCAGCGTCCTCCAGGCAACGACGCCTCGAACTGCTCGGGTGTCCGCTTGTCCAACGGCACCGTCTCGAACCCGGTCTGCAACCGGTCCGCGAGCGACTTACGAGGCATCCGCTTCTCCTAGCACCGAGTGGTGCCGCCCATTCCGTTAGAGGTCTGACAGCCCACTGCTCCGCCGCTGCCGCCGACACTTCCTCCACCCACGTTCCCGCCGAGGGGCGGGCGCGAGGAAGGCGCTCCGCCTTGTGACGATTCTCCGGAGGATCCCGACTGGGACGACCCTGACCCCGACGACCCAGACGAGGAGCGTGACGCGGCCGCGTCGCGGGCGGCTTGCTCCGCCGCGGCTTGCTGTGCGGCTTCTGCTGCAGCTTGTGCCACGGCGGCGGCCTGCG is a window from the Leifsonia sp. AG29 genome containing:
- a CDS encoding alkene reductase, with translation MDLFSPVSLGDLHLPNRVVMAPLTRMRSGEAGVPGPMVAEHYAQRASVGLIISEGTYPSHESRAYPGQPGIVTEEQIAGWRAVADAVHAQGGRIVMQLMHSGRVSHPQITGTDRIVAPSAVAIDGETHTATGKVAYPVPHALTTEELATVRDEFVTAAKNAIAAGLDGVEVHSANGYLLHQFLSPVSNVRDDQYGGSPEARARFVVEVTTAIAEAVGAGRVGIRLSPMHNIQDVFETDVADATATYEAVVDGLAPLGLAYVSVLHSDPTGALVQDLRERFGGAFIVNSGFGTVTTRDEAITLVENAHADAVAVGRLAIANPDLVERWKGAHPENQPDPATFYGSGAEGYTDYPRLSA
- a CDS encoding DUF1697 domain-containing protein, translated to MGRAAGFVRNIMVGRNGLTRDVLLRAFDEAGATGTRSYLTTGNVTFEIADPLDATFASRVEDCIEKVLGRREPIFIRTVEHLADLVESGPFAGVDSTAVHERCVTFLPSERPWNGQLPVVGRRQDVTVFAAVGADVFSTTRLVGGRPGTAGPLIEKATKVGVTTRNWNTIERMVRSPD